A DNA window from Bradyrhizobium sp. CCBAU 53421 contains the following coding sequences:
- the pncB gene encoding nicotinate phosphoribosyltransferase, which produces MTVTDIATRTYNHGWRLDPIVRSLLDTDFYKLLMQQMIRESYPDTRTTFSVINRSTHIRLAEVIDEGELRAQLDHARTIRFAKKELIWLAGNTFYGKTQMFSPDFINWLSTFRLPEYELHKVDGQYELHFHGPWTHTTMWEIPALAILNELRSRAATKTYGRFALDVLYARAKAKLWAKVERLRKLDGLRLSDFGTRRRHGFLWQRWCVEAVKEGLGPSFTGTSNVLLAMDNDLEAIGTNAHELPMVAAALANDDQELRWAPYRILDQWRHAYGGNLLIALPDAFGTKPFLRDAPDWVADWTGFRPDSAPPITAGEEIIKWWKQKGRDPKEKLLVFSDAMDVGSIEETFHHFKGRVRVSFGWGTNLTNDFVGCAPDGTAELDPISIVCKVTSVDGRPAVKLSDNPEKATGIPSEVERYLRVFGNVGRVRTAVHV; this is translated from the coding sequence ATGACCGTGACAGATATCGCGACCCGGACCTACAACCACGGCTGGCGGCTCGACCCGATCGTGCGCAGCCTGCTGGACACCGATTTCTACAAGCTGTTGATGCAGCAGATGATCCGGGAAAGCTATCCGGACACCCGCACGACCTTTTCGGTGATCAACCGCTCCACCCATATCCGGCTTGCCGAGGTCATCGACGAGGGCGAGCTGCGCGCCCAGCTCGACCATGCGCGCACCATCCGCTTCGCCAAGAAGGAACTGATCTGGCTCGCCGGCAACACGTTCTACGGCAAGACCCAGATGTTCTCGCCCGATTTCATCAACTGGCTCTCGACCTTCCGCCTGCCCGAATACGAGCTGCACAAGGTCGACGGCCAGTATGAGCTGCATTTCCACGGGCCGTGGACCCACACCACGATGTGGGAGATTCCGGCGCTCGCGATCCTCAACGAGCTGCGCTCGCGCGCGGCGACCAAGACTTACGGCCGCTTCGCGCTCGACGTGCTCTACGCCCGCGCCAAGGCCAAGCTGTGGGCCAAGGTCGAGCGGCTGCGCAAGCTGGACGGATTGCGGCTGTCCGATTTCGGCACGCGCCGCCGTCACGGCTTCCTGTGGCAGCGCTGGTGCGTCGAGGCGGTGAAGGAAGGCCTCGGCCCGTCCTTCACCGGAACGTCGAACGTGCTGCTCGCGATGGACAACGACCTCGAGGCGATCGGCACCAATGCGCACGAGCTGCCGATGGTGGCTGCCGCGCTCGCCAACGACGACCAGGAGCTGCGCTGGGCCCCCTATCGCATCCTCGACCAATGGCGCCACGCCTATGGCGGCAACCTGCTGATCGCGCTGCCCGATGCGTTCGGCACCAAGCCGTTCCTGCGCGATGCGCCGGACTGGGTCGCCGACTGGACCGGCTTTCGTCCCGACAGCGCGCCGCCGATCACGGCCGGCGAAGAGATCATCAAGTGGTGGAAGCAGAAGGGCCGCGATCCCAAGGAGAAGCTCCTGGTGTTCTCCGACGCGATGGATGTCGGCTCGATCGAGGAGACGTTCCATCACTTCAAGGGACGCGTGCGCGTCAGCTTCGGCTGGGGCACCAACCTCACCAACGATTTCGTCGGCTGCGCGCCTGACGGAACCGCCGAGCTCGACCCGATCTCGATCGTGTGCAAGGTGACGTCGGTCGACGGACGCCCGGCCGTGAAGCTCTCCGACAATCCGGAGAAGGCGACCGGCATCCCGTCCGAGGTCGAGCGCTATTTGCGCGTGTTCGGCAATGTCGGCCGCGTTCGCACCGCAGTTCACGTCTAA
- a CDS encoding O-acetylhomoserine aminocarboxypropyltransferase, which yields MPAPKPPAFETLSLHAGQRPDPATGARAVPIYQTTSYVFQDADHAAALFNLERAGHIYTRISNPTTAVLEERIAALECGVGAICTASGMAAMHLAIATLLNAGDHIVASASLYGGTINILAHTLPRFGITTTFVKPRALDEFRAAIKPNTRLVIGETIGNPGLEVLDIPAVAQIAHDAKIPLLIDNTFATPYLSQPIELGADITMNSATKWMGGHGIAIGGVIVDGGRFDWRASGKFPQLTEPYAGYHGIVFDEQFGKAAFIMRARTEGLRDFGACLSPTNAFQLLQGIETLGVRMDRHISNTHAVLDALAANKAVDWVLHPSLETHPDYSLAKKLLPRGAGSIISFGIKGGRAAGKKFIESLKLISHLANVGDAKTLVIHPASTTHQQMDAEQLKAAGIGEELVRLSVGIETAQDIIDDLGQALRASQRT from the coding sequence ATGCCCGCACCCAAGCCGCCTGCCTTCGAAACCCTGAGCCTGCACGCCGGCCAGCGCCCTGATCCCGCGACCGGCGCGCGCGCGGTTCCGATCTATCAGACCACGTCCTACGTCTTCCAGGACGCCGACCATGCCGCTGCGCTGTTCAACCTGGAACGTGCCGGCCACATCTACACGCGCATCTCGAACCCGACGACCGCGGTGCTGGAAGAGCGCATCGCCGCGCTCGAATGCGGCGTCGGCGCGATCTGCACCGCCAGCGGCATGGCCGCGATGCATCTTGCGATCGCGACGCTGCTCAATGCCGGCGACCACATCGTCGCCTCCGCCTCGCTCTATGGCGGCACGATCAACATTTTGGCGCACACGTTGCCGCGGTTCGGCATCACCACGACCTTCGTGAAGCCCCGCGCGCTCGACGAATTCCGGGCCGCGATCAAGCCGAACACGCGGCTCGTGATCGGCGAGACCATCGGCAATCCCGGCCTCGAAGTGCTCGATATCCCGGCGGTCGCTCAAATCGCGCATGATGCGAAGATTCCGCTGTTGATCGACAACACCTTCGCGACGCCCTATCTGAGCCAGCCGATCGAGCTCGGCGCCGACATCACCATGAACTCGGCGACCAAGTGGATGGGCGGCCATGGCATCGCGATCGGCGGCGTCATCGTCGACGGCGGCCGGTTCGACTGGCGCGCCTCCGGCAAGTTCCCGCAGCTCACCGAACCCTATGCCGGCTATCACGGCATCGTCTTCGACGAGCAGTTCGGCAAGGCCGCCTTCATCATGCGCGCCCGCACCGAGGGCCTGCGCGATTTCGGCGCCTGCCTGTCGCCGACCAACGCTTTCCAGCTGCTGCAGGGCATCGAGACGCTCGGCGTCCGCATGGACCGCCACATCAGCAACACCCATGCGGTGCTGGACGCCCTCGCCGCCAACAAGGCGGTCGACTGGGTGCTGCATCCGTCGCTGGAGACGCATCCGGACTACTCGCTGGCCAAGAAGCTGCTGCCGCGCGGCGCCGGCTCGATCATCAGCTTCGGCATCAAGGGCGGCCGCGCCGCCGGCAAGAAGTTCATCGAGTCCCTGAAGCTGATCAGCCATCTCGCCAATGTCGGCGACGCCAAGACGCTGGTGATCCACCCCGCCAGCACCACGCACCAGCAGATGGACGCCGAACAGCTCAAGGCCGCCGGCATCGGCGAGGAGCTGGTGCGGCTGTCGGTCGGCATCGAGACCGCGCAGGATATCATCGACGATCTCGGCCAGGCGCTGCGCGCCTCGCAAAGGACTTGA
- a CDS encoding alpha/beta fold hydrolase — protein sequence MQLSVNGLDTFIATGGKPFDASLPAVVMIHGAGFDSSTWALHSRWFAHHGYSVLAPDLPGHGRSAGKPLATIAEMADWVAALITAAGASKARLIGHSMGSLIAIETSARHPDKVSGLALIGTAATMTVGPDLLKAAEANDADAIDMVSIWGLGFKAELGGSLAPGLWMHQGAQRVLQEAKPGVLYNDLNACNAYQNALTAAAAVKVPATFVLGERDMMTPAKAGKALAAATPNARIVVLPGAGHMMMVEQPDELLAALR from the coding sequence ATGCAGCTTTCCGTCAACGGGTTGGACACCTTCATCGCGACCGGCGGCAAGCCGTTCGATGCTTCGTTGCCGGCTGTGGTGATGATCCACGGCGCCGGCTTCGATTCCTCGACCTGGGCGCTGCACAGCCGCTGGTTCGCCCATCACGGCTATTCCGTGCTGGCGCCTGATCTACCCGGCCACGGCCGCTCCGCCGGCAAGCCGCTCGCGACCATCGCCGAGATGGCCGACTGGGTCGCGGCGCTGATCACCGCCGCCGGTGCATCGAAGGCGCGGCTGATCGGCCATTCGATGGGCTCGCTGATCGCGATCGAGACCTCGGCGCGGCATCCCGACAAGGTGTCCGGCCTCGCGCTGATCGGCACCGCCGCGACCATGACGGTCGGCCCCGATCTGTTGAAGGCCGCCGAGGCCAACGATGCCGACGCTATCGACATGGTCTCGATCTGGGGCCTCGGCTTCAAGGCCGAGCTCGGCGGCAGCCTCGCGCCCGGCCTGTGGATGCACCAGGGCGCGCAGCGGGTGTTGCAGGAGGCCAAGCCCGGCGTGCTCTACAACGACCTCAACGCCTGCAACGCCTACCAGAACGCGCTCACCGCAGCAGCCGCGGTCAAGGTGCCCGCGACCTTCGTGCTCGGCGAGCGCGACATGATGACCCCGGCCAAGGCCGGCAAGGCGCTCGCCGCGGCGACGCCGAATGCCCGCATTGTGGTGCTTCCAGGCGCCGGTCACATGATGATGGTCGAGCAGCCCGACGAGCTGCTGGCGGCGCTGCGGTAG
- a CDS encoding AraC family transcriptional regulator, with protein MRGVAADRCKVPQAFWQTAERIGVPPAALLRQARLPATLHVNGQGQVTTAQYFALWRALEELKPEPGLGLTLVQSTDTAVHPPSSLAAFYARDFRDGLLRIARFKRLCSPEQVRVAQGREECAVTVEWPYATEPEPAISTDVTFASLVELGRRGTGQPLAPLRVELVRERPKSAVYQNYFECPVRFGVAQNRLILKPSDLDRPFPGHNQELLEILTPALASALGELQACSSIKEQVKVVLKRSLASGRPELADVARDLGLSERTLQRRITEEGASFRELLAEARQELGRQLLLDPSAEIDEVACLLGYQDTSSFYRAFRDREGVTPSRWRELRGDKLH; from the coding sequence ATGCGTGGAGTGGCAGCAGATCGGTGCAAGGTGCCGCAGGCGTTCTGGCAGACCGCCGAGCGCATCGGCGTGCCGCCAGCCGCGCTGCTCCGGCAGGCACGGCTTCCGGCCACCTTGCATGTGAACGGCCAGGGGCAGGTCACGACGGCGCAGTATTTTGCGCTGTGGCGGGCACTGGAAGAACTGAAGCCGGAGCCGGGTCTCGGTCTCACGCTCGTTCAGAGCACGGATACGGCCGTGCATCCGCCCTCTAGCCTCGCCGCGTTCTATGCGCGGGACTTTCGCGATGGCTTGCTTCGCATCGCGCGGTTCAAGCGGCTCTGCTCGCCCGAACAAGTCCGTGTGGCGCAAGGCAGGGAAGAATGCGCGGTTACGGTCGAATGGCCTTACGCCACCGAACCCGAGCCCGCGATCTCAACAGATGTGACCTTTGCTTCGCTCGTTGAGCTTGGACGCCGGGGTACCGGGCAGCCACTTGCTCCTTTACGTGTCGAACTCGTCCGCGAACGTCCCAAAAGCGCTGTATATCAGAACTATTTCGAATGCCCGGTCCGCTTTGGTGTCGCGCAGAACCGCCTCATCCTCAAACCATCGGACCTCGACCGGCCATTTCCGGGACACAACCAGGAACTGCTCGAAATTCTCACACCGGCCTTGGCCTCGGCGCTCGGCGAGTTACAAGCGTGCAGCTCGATCAAGGAACAAGTGAAGGTCGTTCTCAAGAGAAGCCTTGCCAGCGGACGGCCGGAGTTGGCGGACGTGGCGCGCGATCTCGGCTTGAGCGAACGCACGCTGCAACGAAGGATTACCGAGGAAGGCGCGAGCTTCCGTGAGCTACTTGCCGAAGCACGGCAAGAGCTCGGGCGGCAGCTTCTCCTGGACCCTTCCGCCGAAATCGACGAGGTGGCCTGTCTTCTGGGCTACCAGGATACAAGTTCCTTTTATCGCGCGTTCCGGGATCGGGAAGGTGTGACGCCGAGCCGCTGGCGAGAATTGAGGGGCGACAAGCTTCACTAG
- a CDS encoding oxidoreductase: MDDRRKKTALVTGASSGMGKEIAKRLIKDGFQVFVAARHTDKMNDLVKLGARALRMDISNEAEIMATVDTILRETDGVDVLVNNAGFGLYGPVEEVGIDEARYQFEVNLFGAARLTQLLLPKMREKRSGTIVNITSMGGKIYTLLGAWYHATKHALEGWSDCLRLELAPFGIKVVVVEPGLIETGFGDVVANGLLKRSGSGPYAKQTQAVAKSTKDAYGHGRGTDPNVVAGVVSKAVKAAKPRTRYVAGRYALPMIKIREWFGDRMFDRMIMSQMR; the protein is encoded by the coding sequence ATGGACGACAGACGAAAGAAAACAGCGCTCGTGACCGGAGCTTCGTCCGGCATGGGCAAGGAAATCGCAAAGCGCCTGATCAAGGACGGCTTTCAGGTCTTTGTCGCGGCGCGGCATACCGACAAGATGAATGACCTCGTCAAGCTCGGCGCGCGGGCGTTGCGCATGGACATCTCGAACGAGGCCGAGATCATGGCGACGGTTGATACGATTTTGCGTGAAACCGACGGTGTCGATGTACTCGTGAACAACGCCGGGTTCGGCCTTTATGGTCCCGTCGAAGAGGTCGGCATCGACGAAGCGCGCTACCAGTTCGAAGTGAACTTGTTCGGCGCGGCGCGCCTCACGCAACTGCTCTTGCCAAAGATGCGGGAGAAGCGCAGCGGTACCATCGTGAACATCACTTCCATGGGCGGCAAGATTTATACGCTGCTCGGGGCCTGGTATCACGCGACCAAGCATGCGCTCGAAGGCTGGTCCGATTGCTTGCGCCTTGAACTCGCCCCCTTCGGCATCAAGGTCGTCGTCGTCGAGCCCGGTCTGATCGAGACGGGTTTTGGCGATGTGGTAGCCAATGGCCTCCTGAAGCGTTCAGGCTCGGGACCGTATGCCAAGCAAACGCAAGCGGTCGCCAAGTCGACAAAGGACGCTTACGGCCACGGCCGTGGCACTGATCCCAACGTCGTCGCCGGCGTCGTGTCGAAGGCCGTGAAGGCGGCGAAGCCGCGCACGCGCTACGTCGCGGGTAGATACGCCTTGCCCATGATCAAGATCCGCGAATGGTTCGGCGATCGGATGTTCGATCGCATGATCATGAGCCAGATGCGCTAG
- a CDS encoding DUF2147 domain-containing protein codes for MQAPRYTRRAALALALATSALFMMPAADAEPLPADALVGIWEADDGTVKLDMFKAGSEFQAHMLYGNEIVEADNVTFKKDANNPDPALRSRSLKNIVFITGLRWTEGEWSGGSIYDASSGRTYNCKAEIRNGKMGLRGYLGIPAMGQTRTFHRVRG; via the coding sequence ATGCAAGCACCTAGATATACCCGACGCGCCGCGCTGGCGCTGGCACTTGCCACCTCGGCCCTGTTCATGATGCCCGCGGCTGATGCCGAACCTTTGCCGGCCGATGCGCTGGTCGGAATCTGGGAGGCCGATGACGGCACGGTGAAGCTCGACATGTTCAAGGCCGGATCGGAATTCCAGGCGCATATGCTCTACGGCAACGAGATCGTGGAAGCCGACAACGTCACGTTCAAGAAAGACGCCAACAATCCGGACCCGGCGCTGCGCTCGCGCTCGCTGAAGAACATCGTGTTCATCACGGGTCTGCGCTGGACTGAGGGCGAATGGAGCGGCGGTTCGATCTACGATGCCTCGTCCGGCCGCACCTACAATTGCAAGGCCGAGATCAGGAACGGAAAGATGGGATTGCGGGGTTATCTCGGCATTCCGGCGATGGGACAGACCCGCACCTTCCATCGCGTTCGCGGCTGA
- a CDS encoding DoxX family protein: MHTIFIRLLAAAFASAGLFNAIATPTTRSNFVRWGYPAWWCRVTGGLEISAAILVALPATRAAGLILCAVILAAAALTILRHREFSHLVPIGCFAALLLMASRTS, encoded by the coding sequence ATGCACACGATATTCATCAGGCTGCTTGCCGCTGCCTTCGCCAGTGCAGGTCTGTTCAATGCGATCGCGACGCCGACGACGCGGAGCAACTTTGTTCGATGGGGGTATCCCGCGTGGTGGTGCCGGGTCACCGGCGGATTGGAGATATCGGCCGCGATCCTGGTCGCACTACCGGCAACCCGTGCAGCAGGCTTGATCCTCTGCGCCGTCATTCTCGCCGCGGCAGCTTTGACCATCCTGCGACATCGGGAGTTTTCCCATCTCGTACCGATCGGTTGCTTCGCTGCCTTGCTCCTGATGGCGAGCCGGACTTCCTGA
- a CDS encoding NAD-dependent epimerase/dehydratase family protein produces the protein MRVLITGATGLIGGAVAHRLKEGGHEVVGLARSEASAAKLLDRGFVAETGELADPVSLASAVRGVDAVVHAASPNDQNAASLDEIATRAILAAQRGTGQRFIYTSGSLVYGSTGDTPVTERTPLNPVEMVRWRQPLEREILAAEGEGVHSVVIRPAWVYGNWGGAAMMMVASAKEHGAALHVGDGQNRWSTVHADDLADLYALALDRAPAGSVFNGAHGSAPRLVEIARAASELGGAGGRVAAWPLEEARKILWGFADAIASDQIISGEKAKRELGWNPSRGSIIDELRAYALAVA, from the coding sequence ATGCGAGTTTTGATAACAGGCGCGACTGGCCTGATCGGCGGTGCGGTAGCGCACCGGTTGAAAGAGGGAGGTCATGAAGTCGTGGGACTCGCCCGGTCGGAAGCCAGCGCGGCCAAGCTGCTCGACCGAGGCTTCGTGGCGGAGACAGGTGAGCTTGCCGACCCGGTGAGCCTGGCCTCGGCGGTGCGGGGCGTGGACGCCGTCGTCCATGCCGCTTCGCCCAACGATCAGAACGCTGCCTCTCTCGATGAGATTGCGACGCGTGCGATCCTCGCAGCCCAGCGCGGAACGGGTCAGCGCTTCATCTATACCAGTGGCAGCCTGGTCTACGGCTCCACGGGTGACACGCCAGTGACCGAGCGCACGCCATTGAACCCGGTCGAGATGGTCCGCTGGCGCCAGCCGCTGGAACGCGAAATCCTCGCGGCCGAAGGCGAGGGCGTCCATTCGGTCGTTATCCGGCCTGCCTGGGTATATGGCAACTGGGGCGGCGCCGCGATGATGATGGTCGCATCGGCCAAGGAACATGGTGCGGCGCTTCATGTCGGTGACGGTCAAAATCGCTGGTCGACCGTGCATGCCGACGATCTGGCCGATCTCTATGCGCTCGCGCTCGATCGGGCACCGGCGGGATCCGTCTTCAATGGCGCGCACGGTTCGGCGCCGCGGCTCGTCGAGATCGCACGCGCAGCGAGCGAGTTGGGCGGTGCCGGCGGCCGGGTAGCGGCATGGCCGCTCGAAGAGGCGCGCAAGATCCTCTGGGGTTTCGCCGATGCCATCGCCTCCGATCAGATCATCTCGGGCGAGAAGGCGAAGCGCGAACTCGGCTGGAACCCTTCGCGAGGATCGATCATCGACGAGTTGCGCGCTTATGCGTTGGCGGTCGCTTAG
- a CDS encoding LysR family transcriptional regulator, whose amino-acid sequence MDIAGFDLNLMKAFDALYAERHVTRAGSRIGLSQSAMSGALTRLRELLGDELFVRTPSGMQPTPRAHDLAGPVSDALRLLRSALQADSFDPARADNTVTLAMSDYAAFVLLPPLMARLSIDAPHVNVRVCGIFGRDEAITLLDSGEANLAIGFPVETSARIISSPLFFESFACVVREGHPAFADGPSLKAFAAAPHLLVSPEGDRSGIVDLRLADLGLERRVVLSLPQFLAAPFVIAGTDLVATLACRVARRFAGTGAGIAIYDPPLELPTWPLHLMWHRRADTHGAIAWLRGIITKIAASA is encoded by the coding sequence ATGGATATAGCCGGCTTCGACCTCAACTTGATGAAGGCCTTTGATGCGCTGTACGCGGAGCGCCACGTGACGCGCGCCGGATCGCGGATCGGCCTCAGCCAGTCGGCGATGAGCGGCGCGCTCACGCGCTTGCGAGAGCTTCTTGGGGACGAGCTCTTCGTGCGAACGCCTTCAGGCATGCAGCCAACGCCCCGCGCCCATGACCTTGCTGGTCCCGTCTCGGATGCGCTCCGGCTGCTCCGGAGCGCGCTACAGGCCGATAGCTTCGATCCCGCGAGGGCCGACAATACCGTCACGCTCGCGATGAGCGACTATGCGGCGTTCGTCTTGTTGCCGCCACTCATGGCCCGCCTCAGCATCGATGCCCCGCACGTCAACGTGCGGGTCTGCGGGATATTCGGACGCGACGAAGCCATCACGCTGCTCGACAGCGGCGAGGCGAATCTGGCGATCGGTTTCCCCGTCGAGACGTCGGCGCGCATCATCAGCAGCCCGCTCTTTTTTGAGAGTTTCGCCTGCGTCGTGCGGGAGGGGCACCCGGCGTTCGCGGATGGTCCAAGCCTGAAGGCTTTCGCAGCGGCGCCGCACCTTCTGGTCTCTCCGGAAGGCGACCGCTCCGGGATCGTCGATCTGAGGCTTGCCGATCTCGGCCTCGAACGGCGCGTCGTGCTGAGCCTGCCACAATTCCTGGCCGCCCCCTTCGTGATCGCCGGGACCGACCTTGTCGCGACGCTGGCCTGCCGGGTCGCACGAAGGTTCGCTGGTACCGGAGCAGGCATAGCGATTTATGATCCGCCGCTCGAACTGCCCACCTGGCCACTTCACCTGATGTGGCACCGGCGGGCGGATACGCATGGGGCTATTGCCTGGCTGCGCGGCATCATCACCAAAATCGCCGCCTCGGCTTGA